In the genome of Juglans microcarpa x Juglans regia isolate MS1-56 chromosome 6S, Jm3101_v1.0, whole genome shotgun sequence, the window CAGCGGCGGGGACCCGTCAAGAAAGAAACTCAGGTTGTCAAAGGAGCAGTCTTTGGTGCTGGAGGAGACCTTCAAAGAGCACAATACTCTGAATCCGGTGAATGGCCAAACACTCCACCAAAAATgctggaacttttttttttttttacgaatggtgtaaacttttttttttttacgaatagtgtaaacttttttttttcaaatatttttctctcgGGGTCAAGCTCTGTCTGTGGCGGCTAGGGGGGGTCAAGCTCCGTTCTACACCTGGCTCAGGGATCGAGTTGCTGTTGGAGATGAGAATCGGGTCGAGATCTTAGTTTGGGTTGGGATGGAGTGGAGGACGAAGTCTGTGATGGAGGGCGAGAGAGGACTCTGATGAGTTGTTGATCAGGTGTAAGCAAATGcacaatatgtaaaatagaagaTTTACATGGAGGGCTGTTATTGAAGGACTGTTAATTGACTAAGAACAACCAGACCGGCTTGAAGGTTTTCTCCAGACCAAAAGGACGAGGATTCGAGTTTATCCCCTTTTGCCTAGGGATCTCCGTCTCTCTCGCCAAAGCATTTCATATTTTAgcttaattatttcattttttctaatACATTTGAGTCTTCCGTGAAGATATTACAGCAACCTAATCTAAATTTGGAAATCAGTGTCTACAGAGTGCAGACTGCAACGTGTGCTTGCCAAGTGCCCCTTAATTAAGTTCTCATCCCATCATAGGCATACTGCAGGATAGTTCTGAGCCGGTTCTTCAAGGGCAGAAGGTAACCTTGTAGTTAGTCCCACCATTGCATGTAAATGTGCTGGTTTGGTCATCCTTAGGGTAACTGTAAGCATCGGGGCAACGCTCCTTGAAAAATCTGGAATAAGATGTAGGCGCACAACTCCCAGAGTTGCAACAGTATTGATTGCTCTTGAATACAGTGCATGGATTGTTACATCCACCAGGAGCCCTCAACTCATTGGGGCATTGCCCGTTGATATCTGCAGTACATCTTATCCCACGGGTGCAACCATTAGAGGTGGGACTAAATTCCAAGGGAACATTAAACCCATCCACGAGAGAGATatcaaaaaaatccaaattgttCAACTGATTTAGTGCATATTCTGCTAGGGTGTTTGGGGGTGCACCATAGGCTTCGCATTGGAGAAGCCCACCGCAGTCACCGGTTTGGCATTGGAAAAGCCCACCATTACTGCACATTGTCGACGCTAGGATTCCAACATGGGGAGGACCCGTTTCTTGGGAGATGGAATATGCTGCTGGTTTCAATTTTCTTCGAGTAGCAGTAGCTGGACAATgttcaaaatcatttttttttttaaactaaagtGAATAAAGGAAAAGGATGAAACAAGAATTAATAATTTACCTTCGTCCAAATGGACACAGCCAGTTCGTGCCCAGATTCGACCGCCACTGGTTCCAGATGGGACATCAATTATCCATGTTCCACCCCGTGGGTCGAGCTCCATGCCACCACCGGGTATAGCCGCAGCCCAAACTGTGTAGCTGCAATTGTTTGTTATGACAAATGTAGCCGCATGCGTCAGGGCAAAGCAGAGATTGATGATACAAAGGTAGTATAAATTGATGGAGAGGTTTGTGGAAGGGTTCATTGCTCGTTTTCGGGAGGGATGTTAACTTAACATCATGACATATTCAGTCTTATGTTCTAGTAGTTTGAGCTGTGCTTGCGAGGAAATTGCCGGTTTCGTAACACCCACGCGTTTTTTGCAGACTCCAGCTTGTTCTTTTGGAGTCGGTGAGTTTTGTTGACTTGACTTATACTAGAGAAGTCAacaattagggaaaaaaaaaaaccttatgaagaaaaaagattCCCGGTCACGCGGACTCTTACCACCAGCCTAATTTATGTAGGATAATGAGGCCGACAGATTTGGGCCGTATAGCCCAATTACAAACTTCTCTTTTAAGGCAATCTACAATGGGTAGCCCATAGAGTACACATGACCTGCGCAGCCTCTAACCCATATTATTTTCGCAATGCTCTCTCATCCAAAATTATAAAGGAGGTTGGATAATTATTAGGTCGAGTAGTaatccttctctttttttaagaCTGCCGGCCGGCCCATATTACCTTAATATTTCTGAAAGTCAATCGGAATCCGATTTCGAGTATTAAACCTTGTAGTACATTTCTAAGTTTATTGCCATTGAGTACCTAACAATCTGACCAGAAGCTAGCTCGATCTTTAAAGTTTCCATGTGGGTCGGGTCCATATATGGAGAAAAGTTACACGTTCATTTACTCCCCATTAATACACATGAATGAGTACTTGCTCCATGATGATCTTTAACTCAACCAcaacaaataatcaaatttataTTGAAACACGGGCGCAGCTAGATCAAAGTTGGAAGTTCAAAGTTTTAGCGCTTAATAGCAATCTAGGTTAAGCTACAAATTAAATGGTAATGAatttaaaattgttatttttatataatatatatatagatatatgggAAATATTCTATCTacaaatgaatt includes:
- the LOC121237613 gene encoding protein P21-like, producing the protein MNPSTNLSINLYYLCIINLCFALTHAATFVITNNCSYTVWAAAIPGGGMELDPRGGTWIIDVPSGTSGGRIWARTGCVHLDEATATRRKLKPAAYSISQETGPPHVGILASTMCSNGGLFQCQTGDCGGLLQCEAYGAPPNTLAEYALNQLNNLDFFDISLVDGFNVPLEFSPTSNGCTRGIRCTADINGQCPNELRAPGGCNNPCTVFKSNQYCCNSGSCAPTSYSRFFKERCPDAYSYPKDDQTSTFTCNGGTNYKVTFCP